GGTAGATCCAGGTCGACAACGACGACTGCGCTTTGAACTCGGGAAGGGCCTGCAGCACTTTTAAAAAAGTCTCCTGCAGCACGCACTCGGCTTCCACCGGATCCGCCAGCAGCCGCAAAGCGGTATTGTACACCAGCCGTTCGTTCTCTTTGACGATTTGCGCCAGCGCTTTCTGATCGCCGGCGACGGCAGCGGCCACCAGCTCTGTCTCGCCGGCCTTGCTTTTATCCAGCTCTTCGATAGCCAGAGATTGATCCTGAAATGTTCGACAAGTCGTGTCATCAATGATGCATAATTAAATCAATATACTGAAGAAATACCATATTTCAAAGGTTTTCATCGTCGCCCGGCTGGCAGC
This genomic stretch from bacterium harbors:
- a CDS encoding sigma-70 family RNA polymerase sigma factor, yielding MAAAVAGDQKALAQIVKENERLVYNTALRLLADPVEAECVLQETFLKVLQALPEFKAQSSLSTWIYRIATNYALMRLRGNKRRPQSLENAEGHVSQAAMESFNLSVGNNPLQAAMNDELRKAMEQAIA